In Takifugu flavidus isolate HTHZ2018 chromosome 5, ASM371156v2, whole genome shotgun sequence, the following proteins share a genomic window:
- the acacb gene encoding LOW QUALITY PROTEIN: acetyl-CoA carboxylase (The sequence of the model RefSeq protein was modified relative to this genomic sequence to represent the inferred CDS: inserted 1 base in 1 codon), giving the protein MLPLALLGLILWILYLFWRINTKSLMMPVEEDKSDGFPPSAKVSPTAQSPPPGEHSPSTVPSTSEQREGPGPQIGTTSGDLEVKTVDTEALQVPSAARTSNTRMTSSGPEMRERLKFILGASEDNSSDDEPMADKPPSGAPQPLTNALSPQQTTCTQAQSRSSTIKPSMSGLHLVKKGREHRKMDLQRDFTVASPAEFVTRFGGTRVIEKVLIANNGIAAVKCMRSIRRWAYEMFRNERTIRFVVMVTPEDLKANAEYIKMADHYVPVPGGPNNNNYANVELIVDIAKRIPVQAVWAGWGHASENPKLPELLNKAGISFLGPSSKAMWALGDKVASSIVAQTAGIPTLPWSGSGLRVDWVEEDQTQGIMISVPSEIYSKGCVQDVDEGLAGAEEIGYPVVIKASEGGGGKGIRKVESSEDFPGFFRQVQTEVPGSPIFIMQLAQHARHLEVQILADEYGNAISLFGRDCSIQRRHQKIIEEAPATIAAPSTFEQMERFAVRLAKMVGYVSAGTVEYLFSEDGRFHFLELNPRLQVEHPCTEMVADVNLPAAQLQIAMGIPLYRIKELRLLYGEAPWGDSIINFDSPDCMPSPRGHVIAARITSENPDEGFKPSSGTVQELNFRSSKNVWGYFSVGATGGLHEFADSQFGHCFSWGENREEAISNMVVAMKELSIRGDFRTTVEYLIKLLETESFRNNDIDTGWLDHLIAEKVQAERPDTMLGIVCGALHVADASFRKSMSDFLHSLERGQVLPAASLLNSVNVDLIYDGVKYCLKVARQSPTTYVIIMNGSDIEIDVHRLSDGGLLLSYDGSSHTTYMKEEVDSYRITVGNKTCIFEKEKDPTVLRSPSAGKLLQYLVEDGTHICAGETYAEIEVMKMVMTLNVQQSGCVHFVKRPGAVLKSGCILARMELDDPSSVLRVKLNTAVLPPQQPLPIIGEKLHQVFHSVLENLVKVMDGYCLEEPYFYNKLKQWVATLMKTLRDPSLPLLELQEIMTSVAGRIPPSVEKDIRKVMAQYASNITSVLCQFPSQKIANILDYHAATLQRKADREVFFMNTQSIVQLVQRYRSGIRGYMKSVVLDVLKRYLQVETQFQQAHYDKCVINLREQYKPDMSPVLEYIFSHAQVSKKNILVTMLIDQLCGRDPTLADELMAILNELTQLSKMENSKVALRARQVLIASHLPSYELRHNQVESIFLSAIDMYGHQFCPENLKKLILSETSIFDVLPNFFYHVNQVVCMAALEVYVRRAYIAYELNSIQHHRLQDGTCAVDFQFMLPSSHPNRGSSRTLNRIPVPVSGPGQFEMRRQSSELFLDGALSPPCQRMGAMVAFQCFDDFKRNFDEVLSSFAEPLLESASFSDSCSGLYDKENFKNKRENPIHIINVSIKTADTEDDDALVTALTAFAQSKKAVLFEYGIRRVTFLIAQKREFPKFFTFRARDAFQEDRIYRNLEPALAFQLELNRMKNFDLTAVPCENHKMHLYLGAARVQQGAEVTDYRFFIRAIIRHSDLITKEASFEYLQNEGERLLLEAMDELEVAFSNTSVRTDCNHIFLNFVPTVIMDPSKIEQSVRSMVMRYGSRLWKLRVLQAELKINIRLTPTGKAIPVRLFLTNESGYYLDISIYEEVTNTSSGQIMFHSYGNKQGPLHGMLINAPYVTKDLLQAKRFQAQTLGTTYVYDFPEMFRQALFKLWGPGNGHPKDVLMCTELVLDPQGCLVQMNRLPGDNDVGMVAFRMKMKTPEYPEGRDIIVICNDITHMIGSFGPQEDELFLKASALARAEGIPRIYIAANSGARIGLAEEIKHMFQVAWIDPRDPYKGFKYLYLTPQDYTRISSTNAVHCQHVEEDGESRYIITDVIGKDDGLGVENLRGSGTIAGESSQAYEEIITISMVTCRAIGIGAYLVRLGQRVIQVENSHIILTGAGALNKVLGREVYTSNNQLGGIQIMHNNGVTHTTVPDDFEGVFTILQWLSYMPKNKQCPVPVIPTTDPVDREIEFIPTKAPYDPRWMLAGRPHPTVRGAWQSGFFDHGSFMEIMSSWAQTVVVGRARLGGIPLGVIAVETRTVELTVPADPANLDSESRVLQQAGQVWXPDSAFKTSQAISDFSREHLPLMVFANWRGFSGGMKDMYDQILKFGAYIVDALRTFRQPVLVYIPPHAELRGGSWVVIDPTINPLCMELYADRESRGGVLEAEGTVEIKYRRKDLLKTMRRLDSVYAGLAEQLASPDLPDKECRELESKLKAREEFLLPIYHQVAVQFVELHDTPGRMQEKGVITDILDWKNVRSFFYWRLRRLLLEEVVKCEILQANKDLSDGHVQSMLRRWFVETEGTVKAYLWDNNQAVVEWLEKHMSKEDGAPSAIRENMKYLKRENTLKLIRSLVQENPDITMDCIIHMSQNITPSQRAKLLHLLTTMDNTSNS; this is encoded by the exons ATGCTCCCTTTAGCACTATTAGGACTTATCCTATGGATATTATACTTATTCTGGAGGATTAACACCAAATCATTGATGATGCCTGTGGAAGAAGACAAATCTGATGGTTTTCCACCTTCAGCCAAGGTCTCACCCACTGCACAGTCTCCACCTCCAGGTGAACATTCCCCGTCGACTGTTCCTTCTACCTCAGAACAGAGGGAGGGTCCCGGGCCTCAGATCGGGACTACGTCTGGGGATCTTGAAGTCAAAACCGTAGATACTGAGGCTCTGCAGGTGCCTTCTGCGGCCAGAACTTCAAACACACGCATGACGAGTTCAGGACCTGAGATGAGGGAACGCCTCAAGTTCATCCTGGGAGCATCAGAGGACAACTCTTCAGACGACGAACCCATGGCTGACAAACCCCCCAGTGGTGCGCCTCAGCCTCTGACCAACGCACTCTCTCCCCAGCAGACCACCTGTACACAGGCACAGTCCCGCTCCTCCACCATTAA GCCCAGCATGTCTGGTCTCCACTTGGTGAAGAAAGGACGTGAACACAGAAAAATGGACCTCCAGAGGGACTTCACCGTGGCCTCCCCTGCTGAGTTTGTCACCCGATTCGGGGGTACCCGTGTCATTGAGAAA GTACTAATAGCCAACAATGGCATAGCTGCGGTCAAATGCATGCGCTCCATCCGTCGCTGGGCCTACGAGATGTTCCGCAATGAAAGGACCATCCGATTTGTAGTCATGGTCACCCCTGAAGACCTGAAAGCCAACGCAG AATACATAAAAATGGCTGACCATTATGTTCCTGTACCCGGGGGACCCAACAATAACAACTATGCTAACGTAGAGCTGATAGTGGACATTGCTAAGAGAATCCCTGTGCAG GCCGTGTGGGCTGGATGGGGCCACGCATCAGAAAACCCCAAACTGCCTGAACTGCTGAACAAAGCAGGGATTTCGTT CTTAGGGCCGTCCAGTAAAGCCATGTGGGCTCTGGGGGACAAGGTAGCTTCCTCTATTGTGGCTCAGACTGCCGGCATTCCCACTCTACCGTGGAGTGGATCAG GGCTGAGGGTGGACTGGGTCGAGGAGGACCAGACACAGGGCATCATGATCAGTGTTCCTTCAGAGATCTACTCCAAAGGCTGTGTGCAGGATGTCGACGAGGGCTTGGCA GGAGCTGAGGAAATTGGCTATCCAGTGGTCATCAAGGCTTccgaaggaggaggtggaaaggGCATCCGGAAAGTAGAATCTTCGGAGGATTTCCCAGGTTTCTTTAGACAG GTTCAGACAGAGGTTCCTGGCTCACCTATCTTCATCATGCAGCTGGCTCAGCACGCGAGACACCTTGAGGTTCAGATTCTTGCTGATGAATATGGAAACGCCATCTCTCTGTTCGGGCGAGACTGCTCCATCCAGAGAAGGCACCAGAAGATCATTGAGGAGGCTCCTGCTACCATAGCAGCTCCGTCCACCTTTGAACAGATGGAAAGG TTTGCTGTGCGACTAGCTAAGATGGTGGGCTACGTGAGTGCAGGTACTGTGGAATACCTCTTCTCTGAAGATGGAAGGTTCCATTTCCTGGAGCTGAATCctcgtctgcaggtggaacatcCCTGTACTGAAATGGTCGCTGATGTAAACCTTCCAGCCGCCCAACTTCAG ATTGCAATGGGCATCCCCCTTTATAGAATCAAGGAACTCCGCTTGCTTTATGGAGAAGCACCTTGGGGTGACAGCATCATTAACTTTGACAGTCCAGACTGTATGCCAAGCCCGAGAGGACATGTCATAGCTGCTCGGATCACCAGTGAAAACCCAGATGAG GGCTTCAAACCCAGTTCAGGCACCGTGCAAGAGCTGAACTTCCGCAGCAGTAAAAACGTCTGGGGTTATTTCAGCGTGGGAGCAACTGGTGGACTTCACGAGTTTGCGGACTCGCAGTTTGGACACTGTTTCTCCTGGGGCGAAAACCGTGAAGAGGCCATTTC GAACATGGTGGTGGCAATGAAGGAACTGTCCATCAGAGGGGACTTTAGGACCACGGTTGAGTACCTCATTAAATTACTGGAGACGGAAAGCTTCAGGAACAACGACATCGATACCGGCTGGCTGGATCACCTCATCGCAGAGAAAGTGCAG GCGGAGAGACCAGACACCATGCTGGGTATTGTCTGTGGGGCTTTACATGTTGCTGATGCCAGCTTCAGGAAGAGCATGTCCGACTTCCTGCACTCACTGGAACG AGGGCAAGTTCTACCTGCCGCCAGCCTCCTCAACTCTGTCAATGTTGATCTTATATATGATGGTGTCAAGTACTGCCTCAAG GTAGCTCGTCAGTCCCCAACAACATACGTCATCATTATGAATGGCTCCGACATCGAGATAGACGTCCACAGGCTGAGCGATGGCGGTCTTCTCCTGTCCTATGATGGCAGCAGTCACACCACCTACATGAAAGAGGAGGTGGACAG CTACCGCATCACTGTCGGCAACAAGACTTGCATATTTGAGAAGGAGAAAGACCCCACGGTGCTGaggtctccctctgctggcaaACTGCTGCAGTATTTGGTGGAAGATGGAACCCACATCTGTGCAGGAGAGACCTATGCAGAGATTGAG gtgatgaagatggtgatgacaCTGAACGTGCAGCAGTCTGGATGTGTCCACTTTGTCAAAAGACCTGGAGCTGTTCTCAAGTCTGGCTGTATCTTGGCCCGCATGGAGCTGGATGATCCCAGCAGTGTCCttaga GTGAAACTCAACACAGCTGTGCTGCCACCCCAGCAACCGTTGCCCATCATCGGGGAAAAGTTGCACCAGGTTTTTCACAGTGTGTTGGAAAATTTGGTTAAAGTCATGGATGGATACTGCCTGGAAGAACCGTACTTCTACAACAAG CTCAAACAGTGGGTGGCCACCCTGATGAAGACATTAAGGGACCCCTCGCTGCCACTGTTGGAACTCCAGGAGATCATGACGAGTGTGGCCGGTCGGATCCCTCCTAGCGTGGAAAAAGACATTCGTAAAGTCATGGCTCAGTATGCCAGCAACAtaacctctgtcctctgccagTTCCCGAGCCAAAAG ATTGCAAATATTCTGGACTATCATGCAGCAACCCTGCAGaggaaggcagacagggaggTGTTCTTCATGAACACCCAGAGTATTGTTCAGCTTGTGCAGAG GTACCGCAGTGGAATCCGCGGGTACATGAAGTCTGTGGTGCTGGATGTGCTGAAACGATATCTTCAAGTCGAGACACAATTCCAGCAAG CTCACTATGACAAATGTGTGATCAACCTGAGAGAGCAGTACAAGCCTGACATGAGTCCGGTCCTGGAGTACATCTTCTCCCATGCCCAGGTGTCCAAGAAGAACATCTTAGTCACAATGCTCATA GACCAACTGTGTGGTAGAGATCCGACCCTAGCAGACGAGCTGATGGCTATCCTGAATGAACTCACACAGCTCAGTAAGATGGAGAACTCAAAGGTGGCCTTAAGAGCCAGACAG GTGCTGATCGCTTCCCATTTACCATCCTACGAGCTGAGGCACAATCAGGTGGAATCCATCTTCCTGTCCGCCATCGACATGTACGGACACCAGTTTTGTCCAGAGAACTTGAAG AAACTAATTCTGTCGGAAACCTCCATTTTTGATGTTTTGCCCAACTTCTTCTATCACGTCAATCAAGTGGTCTGCATGGCTGCCTTGGAG GTGTACGTGCGGCGAGCTTACATCGCGTATGAGCTGAACAGCATTCAGCACCACCGGCTCCAAGATGGAACGTGCGCTGTAGATTTCCAGTTCATGCTGCCATCGTCACATCCAAACAG AGGGAGCAGCCGTACTCTGAACAG GATTCCCGTCCCGGTCAGTGGGCCAGGCCAGTTTGAAATGAGGCGGCAGAGCAGCGAGCTTTTCCTGGATGGAGCTCTGTCACCACCGTGCCAGCGCATGGGAGCCATGGTGGCTTTCCAGTGTTTCGATGACTTCAAAAG GAATTTTGACGAGGTCCTCTCCAGCTTTGCGGAACCGCTGTTGGAGAGTGCGTCCTTCTCCGACTCGTGTTCTGGTCTCTACGATAAGGAGAACTTCAAG AACAAAAGGGAGAACCCGATCCACATCATTAACGTGTCCATAAAAACAGCAGACACGGAGGATGACGACGCCTTGGTTACAGCGTTAACTGCCTTCGCCCAGTCAAAG AAAGCTGTCCTCTTTGAGTATGGAATCAGAAGAGTAACATTTTTAATTGCACAAAAg AGAGAGTTTCCCAAGTTCTTCACATTCCGAGCTAGAGATGCG TTTCAGGAAGACCGCATTTATCGTAACCTGGAGCCAGCTTTAGCCTTTCAGTTGGAGTTAAACCGCATGAAGAACTTTGACTTGACGGCCGTTCCCTGTGAAAACCACAAGATGCACCTCTACCTCGGTGCAGCCCGCGTGCAGCAGGGGGCTGAGGTCACGGACTACCGTTTCTTCATACGTGCCATTATTCGACACTCGGATCTcatcacaaag GAAGCCTCCTTTGAGTACCTTCAAAATGAGGGCGAACGTCTTCTTTTGGAGGCCATGGATGAGTTGGAGGTGGCCTTTAGCAACACAAGTGTCCGCACAGACTGCAACCACATCTTCCTCAACTTTGTGCCAACTGTCATTATGGACCCTTCTAAA ATCGAGCAGTCGGTTCGCTCCATGGTGATGCGCTACGGCAGCCGTCTCTGGAAGCTCCGGGTCCTGCAGGCCGAACTGAAGATCAACATCCGTCTGACACCAACCGGGAAGGCCATTCCCGTCCGGCTCTTTCTCACTAATGAGTCGGGCTATTACTTGGACATCAGCATCTATGAGGAGGTCACCAACACCAGTTCAGGCCAG ATCATGTTCCACTCCTATGGAAATAAGCAGGGCCCTCTGCATGGCATGCTGATCAACGCCCCCTATGTGACCAAAGACCTGCTGCAGGCCAAACGCTTCCAGGCTCAAACTCTAGGCACTACATATGTCTATGATTTCCCTGAGATGTTCAGACAG GCACTGTTTAAGCTGTGGGGTCCAGGGAACGGACACCCTAAAGATGTTTTGATGTGCACTGAGCTGGTCCTGGACCCTCAAGGATGTCTGGTGCAGATGAACCGCCTGCCAGGAGATAACGAT GTAGGAATGGTTGCCTTCAGAATGAAGATGAAGACCCCGGAGTACCCAGAGGGCCGGGACATCATTGTTATCTGTAATGACATCACTCACATGATTGGCTCATTTGGACCTCAAGAGGATGAACTTTTCCTCAAGGCTTCGGCGTTAGCTCGAGCCGAGGGGATTCCCCGTATTTACATAGCTGCTAACAGCGGAGCTCGCATTGGCCTAGCTGAGGAGATCAAACACATGTTCCAGGTGGCCTGGATCGATCCCAGGGATCCCTACAAG GGTTTCAAGTACCTTTACCTCACGCCACAAGACTACACACGCATCAGCTCAACCAACGCTGTGCACTGTCAACATgtagaggaagatggagagtcCAG GTACATCATCACTGATGTTATCGGGAAGGACGACGGTCTCGGGGTTGAGAACCTGCGAGGTTCTGGAACCATTGCTGGAGAGTCGTCTCAGGCCTATGAGGAGATCATCACAATTAGCATG gTTACGTGTCGAGCTATTGGAATTGGAGCCTATCTGGTCCGACTGGGACAGAGAGTGATTCAGGTGGAGAACTCTCACATTATCTTGACTGGAGCAGGTGCCCTTAACAAG GTTTTGGGCCGAGAAGTTTATACTTCCAACAACCAGTTGGGAGGGATCCAAATCATGCACAATAATggagtcacacacaccacagtgcCAGATGACTTTGAGGGCGTCTTCACCATCCTCCAGTGGCTCTCCTACATGCCGAAG AACAAGCAGTGCCCTGTTCCCGTTATACCGACCACAGATCCCGTGGACAGAGAGATAGAATTTATTCCTACAAAAGCTCCATATGACCCCCGCTGGATGCTGGCAGGGAGACCTCACCCCA CGGTAAGAGGCGCCTGGCAAAGCGGTTTCTTTGATCACGGCTCTTTCATGGAGATCATGAGCTCCTGGGCTCAGACAGTGGTGGTAGGCAGAGCACG GTTAGGAGGAATTCCTCTTGGTGTGATTGCTGTTGAAACCCGCACAGTTGAGTTAACAGTGCCAGCAGATCCAGCAAACCTGGATTCAGAATCTAGA GTCCTGCAGCAGGCCGGTCAGGTGT TTCCAGATTCAGCCTTTAAAACCTCTCAGGCCATTTCTGACTTCAGCCGCGAGCATCTGCCCCTGATGGTTTTTGCCAACTGGAGGGGCTTTTCTGGTGGAATGAAAG ATATGTATGACCAGATATTAAAGTTTGGGGCCTACATCGTGGATGCCCTTCGCACTTTCCGTCAGCCGGTGCTGGTTTACATCCCCCCGCATGCAGAACTGAGAGGAGGTTCCTGGGTCGTGATTGATCCCACTATTAACCCTCTGTGTATGGAGCTCTATGCCGACAGGGAGAGCAG AGGTGGTGTGCTGGAGGCTGAAGGAACGGTGGAGATCAAATACAGGAGAAAGGATCTACTGAAGACTATGAGAAGGCTCGACTCAGTCTATGCTGGTCTTGCTGAACAGCTTG CTTCCCCAGATCTGCCTGACAAAGAGTGCAGAGAGCTGGAGTCCAAGCTGAAAGCACGGGAGGAGTTCCTGTTGCCAATCTACCACCAGGTGGCAGTGCAGTTTGTCGAGCTTCACGACACTCCAGGCAGGATGCAGGAGAAGGGCGTCATCACT GATATTTTGGATTGGAAGAATGTGCGGTCCTTCTTCTACTGGCGTCTCCGTCGCCTCCTgttggaggaggtggtgaagtGTGAGATCCTGCAGGCAAACAAGGACCTCAGTGATGGACACGTGCAGTCCATGCTGCGCCGCTGGTTTGTTGAGACCGAGGGAACAGTTAAG GCCTACCTCTGGGATAATAACCAAGCAGTAGTTGAGTGGCTCGAGAAGCATATGTCCAAAGAGGATGGTGCTCCTTCTGCAATCCGAGAGAACATGAAGTatctgaaaagagaaaacactttGAAGCTAATCCGCAG CCTCGTGCAGGAGAATCCTGACATAACCATGGACTGCATCATACATATGAGCCAGAACATCACTCCATCCCAGAGGGCCAAGCTCTTGCACCTTCTCACAACTATGGACAACACCAGCAACAGTTAA
- the foxn4 gene encoding forkhead box protein N4, which yields MIEGGITSRMSGIIENAGHHPSPQDYRLLTTDPSQLREEDLPGDLQSLSWLTSVDVPRLQQMADSRGGHGNGPSQGSLLEQQTAQLSSMSMSAGQGSMLHLQGNMQHSPLGISIINTHSGSMSPFSMNGLPSPGYQCPTTVFQPTPQQVYSLTQTGQQCAAGGIYNSVSFNNQSLFTQPRLAPQEQDLQPKTFPKPIYSYSCLIAMALKNSKTGSLPVSEIYSFMKEHFPYFKTAPDGWKNSVRHNLSLNKCFEKVENKTSSSSRKGCLWALNPAKIDKMEEEMQKWKRKDLPAIRRSMANPDELDKLITDRPESCRRKALDPGITRLPVCPTGLPLPLPAQVQPPPIVTLSLPCLPMHQHHQLQAQLQAQARLGPMSPAPAQTPPLHTVPDLCHSPLTQQPSKPPDDFYSVHGDTHTEVDALDPSIMDFALQGNLWEEMKDDSFNLDALGTLSNSPLRLSDCDLGGATLPPISTGASMPLSDVHVTGLYASYPSQEPLSSQYMVTPSNSKPIAPL from the exons ATGATAGAAGGTGGAATAACATCCAGGATGTCAGGAATAATCGAGAATGCTGGGCACCATCCGTCTCCACAGGACTACAG GCTTCTGACCACAGACCCCTcccagctgagggaggaggaccTCCCTGGGGACCTGCAGTCTCTGTCCTGGCTCACCTCTGTTGATGTGCCCCGTCTGCAGCAGATGGCTGATAGCCGAGGAGGCCACGGCAACGGGCCTTCCCAGGGCAGCTTACTtgagcagcagacag CTCAGCTGAGCAGCATGAGCATGTCGGCGGGTCAGGGCTCCATGCTCCACCTGCAGGGCAACATGCAGCACAGCCCTCTGGGAATCAGCATCATCAACACCCACAGTGGGAGT ATGTCTCCCTTCTCCATGAACGGGCTGCCCTCCCCGGGGTACCAGTGTCCCACCACCGTCTTCCAGCCGACACCCCAGCAGGTGTACTCGCTAACCCAAACAGGACAACAG TGTGCAGCTGGTGGGATTTACAACAGCGTCTCCTTCAACAACCAAAGTTTATTCACACAACCTCGCCTGGCTCCACAAGAACAAGATCTGCAGCCTAAGACTTTCCCCAAGCCAATCTATTCGTACAG ctgTTTGATCGCCATGGCCCTGAAGAACAGCAAAACTGGCAGCCTCCCTGTCAGTGAGATCTATAGCTTTATGAAGGAACATTTTCCTTATTTCAAG ACGGCGCCCGATGGGTGGAAGAACTCGGTCAGACACAACCTGTCCTTGAACAAATGCTTCGAGAAGGTGGAGAACAAGACGAGCAGCTCATCGCGTAAAGGCTGTCTGTGGGCGCTGAACCCTGCCAAGATCgacaagatggaggaagagatgcAGAAGTGGAAACGAAAGGACCTCCCGGCCATCCGCCGCAGCATGGCTAACCCTG ATGAGCTGGACAAACTGATCACAGACCGCCCGGAGAGCTGCAGGCGCAAAGCTTTGGACCCCGGTATAACTCGGCTGCCCGTCTGTCCCACCGGCCTCCCGCTGCCCCTCCCAGCGCAGGTGCAGCCTCCGCCCATCGTCACGCTGTCCCTGCCCTGTTTGCCCatgcaccagcaccaccagctccaGGCCCAGCTCCAGGCACAGGCCCGTCTGGGGCCCATGTCCCCCGCCCCTGCTCAGACCCCTCCTCTCCACACAGTTCCGGACCTTTGCCACAGCCCCCTCACCCAGCAGCCCAGCAAGCCACCGGATGACTTCTACAGCGTGCACGGTGACACGCACACAGAGGTGGACGCACTGGACCCCAGCATCATGGACTTTGCTCTTCAGG GTaatctgtgggaggaaatgaaagacgACAGCTTTAACCTGGATGCTTTAGGCACCCTCAGTAACTCACCTCTCCGACTATCAGACTGTGACTTGGGAGGCGccaccctccctcccatctCCACTGGAGCGAGCATGCCACTGTCAGATGTGCACGTGACTGGCCTCTACGCCTCCTACCCCTCCCAGGAGCCCCTGTCCTCCCAGTACATGGTCACGCCAAGCAACAGCAAGCCCATCGCCCCATTGTAA